Part of the Mytilus edulis chromosome 9, xbMytEdul2.2, whole genome shotgun sequence genome, ATTGAGAAAGATCctgtttaatttaataaaaaatttcaaaatgcaagttaaaTTTATTGGGATTAtctataaccctgtcacattttttgcaataataaaaacattgcaataatttctgaatttagagTATAAAATATCTGCCAAACACAGATAAATGAACTGACATAGACAAGCACATGCATTTTGCTCCAGTGGGCTTTCTTTTGAccataagaaaattaaaaaaaaaaatttgataaacttTTCTACTTTTGTTGACAATCATTCGCCATTCACCAGACATTTTCTTTAATTCATTATTATGTACAATTAGACAAGCACACTGACAGTATAGCAACAAAGTTATTGCCCTTAACTGattatcaattaaaacaaaacacatgaTTGCACAGTGGCTTTAAATACATGTCAATGTAGAAAGTTTGTTCAAGTGAAGCTTGAAAAGACAACTTTCAAGTTCgttgcatttccgtcaaaaactctggttttggTAAACATCATTTACAAGTGCATTTAGGggcttatatatataattagtcaCTTTTACTCCTATGTTGAGcaaaaatgataatgatatattggGTATTAATTGGCAAATTATATTCTTATAACTGATATTCAGCACTGATATCATTAGGGAATTCTGATTAAGTACTTATGGAACATTTCTTATTTCTAGTATATCCTGCATAATGAAGATCATCAAGAGGCTTGTTGAACTTTAATGGAGCAGGGATACAGGGGAttccctctatctggtaaatgattCAAAAAGGTCCATAAAATTGATGAACATTTCTGGTGAAGGACTAACTCTAAAGTGGTCAATTCTTACCATATTTTGCTTCTTCTTCCTTTCTATTTCTGTAAGTTTGGACTCCATTGCTTCAGTTCTAGGAACAGCTTTGTTTTTCTTGCTGTGTCGGGTGACAGTAACCCATCCATCTTCATCAGGTACACCCTCCTGCTCCATGGCCTTTTTCTTGTCCTATAATAGAAATATCTCATCTCTGTATTTTCTGAGGGAATGGTATCTGTAGATTTGTTATCAATCCTCGGATATTAGTTTTCATTGATTTCACACATAAAATTatgtgaagtacaaattattttatttttttacaaatatacaggggaggatccagccattttaaaaagggggttctaACTACACgccctcattcaaatgcattgatcgtccaaaaaaaaacaccccccttcacctggatccgccactgaatatatCATCCTTACAAGGGGTATTTGTCAAAAATACTGGTTGGTGGTAAACAAATTTCCAGAGCAGTTAGACAAGtaaaatttgtttacattgaaacaggttttttttggcaaataccccttgtaagaAGCATGATATAATAGTTTATTTTCACTGAATGTTTTTTGTATCCATCTCAACAAAAAGTCTTCAGGTCTTTAAATGTCACTTTATTTTTAAACCAGGTACATGTATTTCCCATCTACTGCAGTATTTGCTAACAAATGCTGTGGATTATGGAATTCCCTAATGACAAATACACAGACAGAGAACAAAAATCTCAACAAGtcgaaaatttatgaaaaatacaatTTCTCTCAATCAATCAAATACAGCATTTTAACAAACGTGGAATTATTTAACAAATCCAAAAGTTCCAATTTATAtcgaaaattaaataaaagttaaaaaaacattttcataatcAATCATCAAAAATCAgtacaaaattaaatcaatacaCACTTCCTTCCTCATTTTGCCTATATGATATACAATAACTTATGTATTTCTAAATTTTCTGTGTCAGCAGTCTGTGATGTTAAGCATTTCTTacttcatttttttgtacttgtagaatttttgtataatatataatcacaacaaatatttctgtaatatTGAGGCCTGCATATTGTTTGAGGCTTCAGTTCAAGGTTTCACATTCATTAAAATGTATACTAcctttatataaattaaatgctACTCCTTCAACATAAAATATATCTTTACGAAAGTTAAACACACTCTCTGTGCTGTAATTcaggatgtacatgtatgttttaataCTCTGTTGTATAATGGGGAAGGGGGACAAAATGAACACATACCGCCTCCACAATTTTATCATAAGACTGCATGTAGGTGTCTATTTCAACCTGTAACTGTTTCACATCAACTCTGCTCTTCTCATATTCGTCACACCATTCTATAAATAAAACGACAAAATACATGTTAACAAAGTTTCAGAAttaacaataatttgtttttgttttgcgaACTGAACAACTACTGTGGATCCATCATTAttggttggataccaattttcgtggatttcattgagacaaacttaaggaaatcacgaatttaaatgttcaatgaattggAAATTTGTTGTATGATTATGTGCAGACTTTTGGGCCACCACGaattcaaatatccacgaaaatgccaATTTCTTcccatccacgaaaattggtacagacgaaaataaatgaatccacaggaGTAAAACTAACATTCAATCAGCAAAAAATCCTCCTACAACCCCATCCAACAACCCCAAACAATTCATTCAGTCGTCACCTATTTTaatggggttttttttctctctcaataacaGCAATATTTGAGTTTGGGATATTTAAATTggtattaaataaattaattagaaatatcattaTAGTCATTTTCCTTCAATGAATATTTCTTCCTATAAAATTTAATTCTATGTTCACTAATTAACCTACACAAGGCTTACATTTATTATTGACTGCATTTAATCAAAACtggatttaaaatgtatatacatgtatgtaataccTCGAATTATTAATGGGAATGTACACATTTTTGTAGAGTTTGGTTTAAGTGTTGAGGACACTAACCCTAGACCAAATTTTGCTGGATGTGAGTACAACCTTTCACACTGGGCAGACTTAACTTTAAGACATATTAACACTGGGTAGACTTATTAACTTAACACCAATTCAGCTCAGGTAAACTTAGgaacgacatcaaaagatcaatgaagaacaaaaacttaattcaaatagtttgggggtgggggtccaaatagctgcaagttttgtttaattgacatcaaTTTCacatatatccttattggtcaatcatttttttccaaattaagttaagaggggggggggggggggggggtaggagggtcagtgaaaaaactatatgaattaagtttttatcctacattgaacatTTGATGACTTCCCTTAAAATATGTTTAACACCTTGCTACTGACTTGACTTACTTTAAACACCTGTTCACACTGGGTAAACGTATGTTTAACCCCTTTTGCTTCTGGCTTGACCTACTGTTAACACTGGGTAGACTTATGTTTGACATCTTGCTTCTGGCTTGACTTACTTTTTACACCTGTTGACACAGGGTTTTTAGTTGTAGAAATAACCAGAGGTGTATCGAATGGAAGTTGTTTAACTGTTTCTACAGAGGCTGGTTTTCTAAAAACAATATATCCAACTTTAAATCcctgaaaaaaaaccattaaacaTTAATGGTAgatgtaaatacatgtatcttCTTAACCTACCAGTACAGTGGAATCAGGATGGTTACATGTTAATGTGAACTGAATTTATCCCACTTTGtacaatatttattaattatgtcatacaatcaatcatttggtttttttttttgctttgtttcaTCTTTCCTTTCAATGTGTTATTTTAACAAAGAGTAGTACAATGTATTTAGCTATCTATATAAATTATTGTTGAAAGCATGAAtcctttatttatacatttacCTTTTGAAGCTGCACATCAGGGAAAAACTGTGACTTATTGACGAGGAGATCTTTTGTTGGTTTGTCTTGAAGATGGATATGTAAAATTTTGCCAAATCGTGAAAATATATGTCTTAGACTCTCCtggaaaaaaacaacatacaaatcagtatttacaataattttattaattaaatgaaTTTATCCTTCTGGGGCCCTTCAGattttaaaacatacatatatatatacaaatgtatactgTAAACATGAAAATTGTCTCAGCAGTTTTATTCCAGAGAATTTTGCtagtttatatatatgtacattttattGCTGATTTTgctagttttaacatgggtaacATTTGATTGCAGACTGTAAGTTTTACATGTACAAATCCATGCATTTCATTATTTCGTTGTCTTTCATGAagaccatcttcgctagccaagggttacgatccactcccgttctcttcacccttggcggattgagataaaatttcggagacacaaggtaaggatttttattggatGCAGTCGAAACTTGCTGCATCCAATCAGAatgcgcctataacatgatcacgtgtaaatgtagaaagtgtttgtaaacaattgccacgtgtttattgtgcaacaagtctttacatccctaaacatacgactatatttagtgacaacttgattgtttttaatcaactaatagaagttcctgtgtatgtttcattcacaaatgcatgaatgttgacgtatatttttgTTTCCGGCTttacccttggctagcaaagatgatGAAGACAAACacatgatcttttttttttttttttagacttttgatCATGATAATCATTGATAATGTATGATTGCAGACAATGTAAGTTTTAATGCATGTGATCTGATTACAaagtgaaactaaaaaaaaatggatttattttgaAAACTGACAATTTGCGATAACTCTTTGGTAAAATGTCTCTGCATCTAAAATGTCATAGTTTTGAGGCTTTTTTAGGATACATCAGTAAAGACATGCCCAGTTCTAGCACTCCTTAATTATTACCTTTGTGCAGTATGGTGGTATATTAACAACAAATAATGTTCTCTCTGGTGGTCTTCTTGCATCCTGGTCTTTAGCTGCATGTTCCTTTACATATAAATAATGTCCAGTCTTAGATTGATCTGTGAATCTTGTCTGTAACACTAAAATATAAACAATCTGCATTGTTAGCATGCTTAAGGTAACATTCTTATATAGTTTTGTGTTCAATTGgtactttatttctattttcaatgaTAGATACTATTTTAggagcacaaatttgtaataagattaaacaggggaagtaactccaaaattaATTTCCATCATGTTTACATTTACGTTCAGATGGAAAGCTTTTCTGTGAAggcatacatttacatgtatatataatagttgtattttgatgacttaaattctattctaaagtcatgaaagtcttcattttTACACTCTTCCATTGTAACTTGGAGATCGAAAATGCTGACCAAAGCTAAAACACTcgctgacacattcatcaaatttatatttaatttgataacATGGTCACGCTGGGGGTAAcacgaatgaccgaataacactgttattatccgaataacacaTGTAAAGACcgaataactcttcaaatatcaatattaacacatttgagtgacttttaaagatatattattgaataaaattataatagaagtgtattttataacctaaaaatgatttaaaagttgcaggtaagttaatattgatcattataaatTTATGGTTATCGGTGTGTACTTCCAAGATGGCGACCAAGGAAATCGTATggaatgaataatgaataaaagaaagattgcatACAATCCCTCAACGTGTTCATCTTAGACCACCAAAGTGGAGCCCTCACGCCACGTCAAGGCAATGAACAATGTGAGGATGggcctttttaaaataaaatatggaatagtaaactgtttaaattagtttttgttctaattttagttattaaaaaaaacattatctttatcacattattatatttttaatttagaaatggATGTTAACCAAGCCCctttaaaactataaaattacaactactaagatatcctgcacaaggcatggggttatctgtcatagtccgcgaaaatactttatttagaatttattgtaaaaaatttataactattaaattatcctgcacaaggcacgggcttatctgtcatagtccgcgaaaatactttatttagaattgttaaaaaatatattcatccAGTTCAACCTGAAAACATGCGCAAAAATACTATACATGAATTATGTATCAAGTGTATAAAACAGCAATGggaaacaataaaagaaaaatgcattaaacacaatacaaataaattgcataaaatcGGCGTCGATTAATTTCactctaataaaattgagaaaggaaatggtgaatatgtcaaagcgacaaccacccgaccatagagcaaacaacagatGATTGAAGAAATTGCTGAAGATGTCGAAGTCGCTGTTGTCGTGAATATAAATCGGACCCATAAATATCGGCGGTTCTTGGGTCTTTTCCATCACAACGGCCATCtgcttgtaacatattttattttttataatttgtgctTTCTTAACTTGATATATTTCTGATTTATAGAAGGTAACGCAATATAAGGAATggcttatttcatatttttaatcacATACTAAACAACTTTTCAATACAAGAACAGTAAAAATACCCAAGCATTAACAATATCACGAAGAGGTAACACCTAGCCGTGAGACTTCCTTCAGAacagacaaaatattttcatttatgctTGTCTTTCGAGAGGAGTATCAGTGGTATTCATGTCAGTTATGAAGCGGTCTGGGCCTTGGTATTGCACTCCCGATGAGCATACCGTTCGCCGAGAGATAgtgaacaaaatgatgaaaagcATAGCTCTTGAAAATCATTTTGTACATTATTTCAAGCCAACTAATGTTTATCGGGTGGAATACGAAGCTCGTGACGGGATACATTTCACTGAAGAGGGTTACCGTGCCTTCTTAGTAGCTTTGAGGAAGTCGGTCAGTTGGTTTATTAACAAAGTTAGCAaatgaactgaaatattttctcaATGACTCTACGTGCAATGTATTTTGTTTAAGAAGAAGAAATTTTTTAACATCGAATGACTAAAATAATCCAAAAgttcttacatattttttaatttacaaattagaATTTGCCAGAAGAAAGCTTTTTTTTAACAGGAAAACTCAAATCAACTTtgaatacctttttttttaaataatttaaaataattttattttaaataagtaATCAAAAATTATTGAACATTATTACCCTTTCACAGAAAACTAACATAGGATGTACATattgttgtaaatatttatttgtgttctttttttcttctttttttcattattataattattggTGTTGGTAATGCAGCCTTAGTATACCAAGACAGTCACAAGCCTGTTTAATGCAGAGTGTCCATACCAATATAATTTCATTATCTCTTAATGATTAATTATGTAATGAGCACGTGTCAGTAAACAACAACCGAATTAACAATATAACAGAAGTGTGAggtaatgattattttgtttattggaaCTAATTAACTCATTATCACTTTTAAATTATATCATTGGTACTGAACATTTCACTATTGGAACTTAttcaatgtatgaaaataaagaaaagtagcaataaaaaaaatgtaaatactaATTTTAGAAGAATATTATTTGAGTTTccttttattacttttatttctgattttttagtaacttaaattaagtaaatttaatacattttaaatgaaataagaaataaatgaaatataataaactaAGTGAAAGATTGTcttctttgaaattaaaatattttattttattcttctaGTACCATGTTTTGTTCtctattaataatataaaaaccCAATTTCACATTTGTATACTTATAATAAACGGTATGTCTGaaatatacttaaaaaaatacttacctTTCTAGGGCCTTGGCCATGtccactgtgcttaaacggctgtgggtaacttaagttacccacagcccaagatggcggactctaaactcgttgatatttaattcatacaaaatgtaccttttgcgacgtttttcatgcagaatgtaaatatttatagaattattgaataaagaaatgactaacaattaccataaatttgttaatatagagttcactaaagcgcaaggtcaactttaaaaaatgcataagatgtccgtaactttttgatcgaaactaagcagactgtccgtaactttatttttagatgtgggtaacttttgatttaaaattttaagaattataatttcaacaattagaagacaattaacatcataatttgtaaccttcgcggccgtttatactactcattcaccaccaaatgtgattttattaacgcatcatacttacaccacagacttttatgtggggtttgtggtactccatcctggttatggtttgaacttttatttactgatgtgcgtcttatcgacgtttttcgcttgtcagaccaaggcttttccatactctttaatgatttgagtttaattatatgtgtGCGGTTTACCTTCTCAactgtttctttctatgtgtattttgatgaatactctttgacgcggctcggtatttatacatcccaccagttagttatagtgttaattttttgaatatgtttcctagtatgtattttttctctctttctatgttatcaggggttgttagactattaaattaccctgttgtcctacgtagttatttatatttttatatactatgtcgaattgttacactatgttgactgctcttttccttttattgtcactgacttttacctattgtgtcttttagttttattcagtttaatgagatttaatgcaacttgcatacaaatgaaaaatgcagctagctgtaaaactaggtttattcatttatacaaaatgtcctttttttaagttttcccatttactgtaaatcttggccagggtgccgcaatattaccgtgcgcaacgtcccagtgtgttcagattgacacccctttttttttactgtcaatgctgatgggatttgtttttgtggggatgagagaaaagtgtttttggctttttcaaaaagacggaaaaagtttgtgcacttaagtctcgtatagtctatccactgcatgcctgggcaatttgggttcccctccaaaatcccggattcacgctacccttgtcgttgctggcagaaaatcagtaagtgtatacatgatacatgtatgtgtaaaaaatacttgtgtagtctacttgttcaaaaataaaaacgaacaatgatttttcaacagtttatctgctatgatcggaaacaaccctccgaactaggcgattcgggtaccccgacgttatacaaaatgagacccgagttttgcggatttatcgtgatttttttcatatttttcccaattttgtcttccatcgatacaatgaattatatcatactagacatctacttcgttttgtgaatatgttttcgatgcaatctctatc contains:
- the LOC139488698 gene encoding ribosomal RNA-processing protein 7 homolog A-like, coding for MEHKSDSKNHMVINGFTVLQTRFTDQSKTGHYLYVKEHAAKDQDARRPPERTLFVVNIPPYCTKESLRHIFSRFGKILHIHLQDKPTKDLLVNKSQFFPDVQLQKGFKVGYIVFRKPASVETVKQLPFDTPLVISTTKNPVSTGVKKWCDEYEKSRVDVKQLQVEIDTYMQSYDKIVEADKKKAMEQEGVPDEDGWVTVTRHSKKNKAVPRTEAMESKLTEIERKKKQNMELKNFYTFQSRETKRNEIATLRKKFEEDKQRISLMKAARKFKPY